The following coding sequences are from one Archocentrus centrarchus isolate MPI-CPG fArcCen1 chromosome 4, fArcCen1, whole genome shotgun sequence window:
- the zap70 gene encoding tyrosine-protein kinase ZAP-70, producing MSIDPAAELPFFYGSISRSEAEQHLKLAGMSDGLFLLRQCLRSLGGYVLSVVWSLEFHHYSIEKQLNGTYCIIGGKPHCGPAELCEFYSKDTDGLVCLLKKPCLRSPDTPIRQGVFDSLKENMLREYVKQTWNLEGEAMEQAIISQAPQLEKLIATTAHEKMPWYHGKISRHEGERRLYSGVQPDGKFLIRDREATGTYALSMMYGKTVYHYQILQDKSGKFSMPEGTKFDTIWQLVEYLKMKPDGLVNVLGEACVNGKAAAEKTPSIPNRPRGANGYTPPPRAPIPTSKTTTPVPQDRDLLPMDCSGFNPYHNPNDIKRFNIQRSDLLMDEVELGSGNFGCVKKGVLKTESGQIDVAVKVLKSDNEKLVKEEMMREAEIMHQLSNPFIVRMLGLCNAECLMLVMEMASAGPLNKFLSTEKHSVSVENIVNLMHQVSMGMKYLEEKNFVHRDLAARNVLLVNQQFAKISDFGLSKALGADDNYYKARTAGKWPLKWYAPECILFHKFSSKSDVWSFGVTMWEAFSYGGKPYKKMKGPDVIRFIENGSRMDCPAACPERMYTVMQDCWTYKHEDRPDFKKVEEAMRTYHYSISSKAKPEEGAAAAAAEPTN from the exons ATGTCCATCGACCCTGCGGCAGAGCTGCCTTTCTTCTATGGCAGCATCAGTCGCTCGGAGGCCGAGCAGCACCTGAAGCTGGCCGGGATGTCCGACGGCCTCTTCTTGCTGCGACAGTGTCTCCGCAGTCTGGGAGGCTACGTCCTGTCTGTTGTGTGGAGCCTGGAGTTCCACCATTACTCCATAGAGAAACAGCTTAACGGGACTTACTGCATCATAGGAGGGAAGCCTCACTGTGGCCCTGCAGAGCTCTGTGAGTTTTACAGCAAAGACACCGACGGCCTGGTGTGCCTCCTGAAGAAACCTTGTCTGCGCTCCCCAGATACACCGATCCGGCAAGGCGTGTTTGACAGcctgaaagaaaacatgcttaGGGAGTACGTGAAGCAAACCTGGAATCTGGAG GGAGAAGCCATGGAGCAGGCCATCATCAGTCAAGCTCCTCAGCTCGAGAAGCTGATCGCAACTACAGCCCATGAGAAAATGCCTTGGTATCACGGTAAAATCTCACGCCACGAAGGTGAGAGGCGGCTGTACTCGGGAGTACAACCAGACGGCAAGTTTCT AATCCGAGACAGAGAAGCGACTGGGACATATGCTCTCTCCATGATGTACGGTAAAACAGTTTACCACTATCAGATCCTCCAGGACAAGTCAGGGAAATTTTCTATGCCTGAGGGCACAAAGTTTGACACAATCTGGCAG CTGGTGGAGTATCTAAAGATGAAACCTGATGGCCTGGTAAATGTTCTTGGTGAAGCATGTGTTAACGGcaaagctgctgctgaaa AAACACCCAGCATTCCCAAT AGGCCTCGCGGCGCCAATGGATACACACCGCCACCTCGAG CTCCTATACCGACCTCAAAGACTACTACACCCGTGCCTCAAGACCGTGATCTTCTCCCCATGGACTGCAGTGGATTCAACCCATATCACAACCCCAATGATATCAAAAGGTTCAACATCCAAAGGTCTGACCTCCTGATGGACGAGGTGGAGCTCGGCTCTGGGAACTTTGGCTGTGTCAAGAAGGGAGTCCTCAAAACAGAATC gGGTCAGATAGATGTGGCCGTAAAAGTGCTGAAGAGTGATAACGAGAAGCTGGTGAAGGAGGAGATGATGAGGGAGGCAGAGATCATGCACCAGCTGAGTAACCCCTTCATAGTCCGCATGCTTGGCCTGTGCAATGCAGAATGTCTCATGCTGGTCATGGAGATGGCTTCAGCCGGACCGCTCAACAAATTCCTTTCCACCGAAAA GCATAGTGTATCAGTGGAGAACATTGTCAACCTGATGCACCAGGTGTCGATGGGGATGAAGTATCTGGAAGAGAAGAACTTTGTGCACAGAGATTTAGCAGCTCGCAACGTCCTACTGGTCAACCAGCAGTTTGCCAAAATCAGTGACTTTGGCCTCTCCAAGGCCCTGGGAGCCGATGACAACTACTACAAA GCTCGTACTGCAGGTAAATGGCCACTCAAGTGGTATGCACCAGAATGTATACTCTTCCACAAATTCTCCAGCAAAAGCGATGTGTGGAGTTTTGGTGTCACCATGTGGGAGGCGTTTTCCTATGGAGGGAAACCTTACAAG aaaaTGAAAGGACCCGACGTGATCCGCTTCATTGAAAACGGGAGCCGCATGGATTGTCCAGCAGCGTGTCCGGAGAGAATGTATACGGTGATGCAAGACTGCTGGACATACAA ACATGAGGACCGTCCCGACTTCAAGAAAGTTGAGGAGGCCATGAGGACTTATCATTACTCCATATCCAGCAAGGCCAAGCCTGAGGAAGGTGCAGCCGCCGCCGCAGCTGAGCCTACCAattag
- the mob3a gene encoding MOB kinase activator 3A — MSLALKQVFNKDRTFRPKRKFEPGTQRFELHKKAQASLNAGLDLKLAVQLPHGEDLNDWVAVHVVDFFNRINLIYGTISDSCTDQTCPVMSGGPKYEYRWQDEHKYKRPTALSAPKYMSLLMDWIEVQINNENIFPTNVGTPFPKTFMQVAKKILSRLFRVFVHVYIHHFDRVSQMGAEAHVNTCYKHFYYFVTEFNLTDHKELEPLKEMTSRMCH; from the exons ATGTCCCTGGCCCTGAAACAAGTCTTCAACAAAGACAGGACATTCCGGCCCAAGCGCAAGTTTGAGCCCGGGACACAGCGCTTCGAGCTGCACAAGAAGGCCCAGGCGTCTCTGAATGCAGGCCTAGACCTGAAGCTGGCTGTGCAGCTGCCTCATGGCGAGGACCTCAATGACTGGGTGGCCGTCCACGTGGTCGACTTCTTCAACCGCATCAACCTCATCTACGGCACCATCAGTGACTCGTGCACCGATCAAACTTGCCCCGTCATGTCTGGTGGGCCCAAGTACGAATACCGCTGGCAAGACGAGCACAAGTACAAGAGGCCGACCGCCCTGTCGGCCCCCAAATACATGAGCCTGCTCATGGACTGGATTGAGGTACAAATCAACAACGAGAACATCTTCCCCACCAATGTCG GTACTCCCTTCCCTAAGACCTTCATGCAGGTGGCTAAGAAGATTTTGTCGCGTCTGTTCCGGGTGTTTGTCCATGTCTACATCCACCACTTTGACCGTGTGAGCCAGATGGGGGCAGAGGCTCACGTAAACACCTGCTACAagcatttttattactttgtcaCTGAGTTCAACCTCACGGACCACAAAGAGCTGGAGCCCCTG AAAGAGATGACCTCTCGGATGTGCCACTGA